Proteins encoded together in one Benincasa hispida cultivar B227 chromosome 1, ASM972705v1, whole genome shotgun sequence window:
- the LOC120085904 gene encoding elongation factor Ts, mitochondrial isoform X1: MAFCRAAKRSIGFVISNRLLNDAGRRGFSSCATNRTFIVKDVQFGSSVPYVHDGNSAIYSRLSLLRRFSVETPAGSEQMSLIKQLRERTSAPIKDVKAALIDCNWDIEAAQTELRKRGKVLALKKSSRTAAEGLLALAQNETKAVVIELNCETDFVARNEIFQYLALSLARQALLSESLSHNDSGTFPVGPEQLEGMKLNLEHPKINGETTALNAVTEVAAIMGENIKLRRGFLMSASSSGVISSYLHTSPQPGLGRIAGILSLEVEGGNSQSDALQRVGSELAMHIVAAKPLFLTKELVASDTLENEREILKSQAETTGKSQMAIEKMVEGRLRKYMEEVVLMEQKFIVNDSINVKTLLDNLSKEVGSPVKIGNFLRVGVGEGIDRLETSDSSEPVAQAA; encoded by the exons ATGGCGTTTTGTAGAGCTGCAAAACGTTCCATTGGATTTGTGATTTCTAACAGGCTGCTGAATGACGCTGGTCGGCGTGGATTTTCCAGTTGCGCTACCAATAGAACATTTATTGTTAAAGACGTTCAATTTGGTAGTTCAGTTCCTTACGTTCACGATGGCAATTCCGCTATTTATTCGAGGCTTAGTCTGTTGAGAAGATTTAGTGTCGAAACCCCTGCCGGGTCGGAGCAGATGAGTCTCATAAAGCAGCTGAGAGAAAGAACTAGTGCACCCATCAAAGATGTCAAGGCTGCTCTCATTGATTGCAATTGGGATATTG AAGCAGCACAGACAGAACTGCGAAAAAGAGGAAAGGTGTTAGCCCTGAAAAAGTCTTCTCGAACTGCTGCTGAGGGCCTTCTTGCCTTGGCCCAAAATGAAACCAAAGCTGTTGTTATTGAACTTAATTGCGAGACTGACTTTGTTGCTAGGAATGAGATTTTTCAATACTTG GCTCTATCTTTAGCAAGGCAAGCATTGTTGTCTGAGAGTTTGTCTCATAATGATTCCGGGACCTTTCCTGTTGGACCAGAGCAATTGGAG GGAATGAAATTAAATCTTGAACATCCAAAAATTAATGGAGAAACAACAGCTCTTAATGCAGTTACTGAAGTGGCAGCCATAATGGGGGAGAATATTAAGCTAAGACGAGGTTTTTTGATGTCTGCTTCTTCAAGTGGTGTTATTTCATCATACCTCCACACAAGTCCTCAGCCAG GTTTGGGTCGTATTGCTGGAATTTTGTCTCTTGAAGTTGAGGGTGGTAATTCACAGTCAGATGCTCTTCAACGTGTTGGGTCAGAATTAGCAATGCATATAGTGGCTGCAAAGCCATTGTTCTTAACGAAAGAACTTGTTGCTTCTGACACATTAGAGAATGAACGTGAAATTCTAAAGTCTCAG GCCGAAACAACTGGCAAATCTCAAATGGCCATAGAAAAGATGGTTGAAGGTCGTTTGCGGAAGTACATGGAAGAAGTTGTCCTGATGGAGCAGAAGTTTATTGTTAATGATAGTATAAATGTAAAG ACTTTGCTGGATAACCTGTCCAAGGAAGTGGGTTCGCCAGTGAAGATTGGAAACTTTCTAAGAGTGGGTGTCGGGGAAGGGATTGATAG
- the LOC120085904 gene encoding elongation factor Ts, mitochondrial isoform X2, with protein sequence MAFCRAAKRSIGFVISNRLLNDAGRRGFSSCATNRTFIVKDVQFGSSVPYVHDGNSAIYSRLSLLRRFSVETPAGSEQMSLIKQLRERTSAPIKDVKAALIDCNWDIEAAQTELRKRGKVLALKKSSRTAAEGLLALAQNETKAVVIELNCETDFVARNEIFQYLALSLARQALLSESLSHNDSGTFPVGPEQLEGMKLNLEHPKINGETTALNAVTEVAAIMGENIKLRRGFLMSASSSGVISSYLHTSPQPGLGRIAGILSLEVEGGNSQSDALQRVGSELAMHIVAAKPLFLTKELVASDTLENEREILKSQAETTGKSQMAIEKMVEGRLRKYMEEVVLMEQKFIVNDSINVKAGNIGFI encoded by the exons ATGGCGTTTTGTAGAGCTGCAAAACGTTCCATTGGATTTGTGATTTCTAACAGGCTGCTGAATGACGCTGGTCGGCGTGGATTTTCCAGTTGCGCTACCAATAGAACATTTATTGTTAAAGACGTTCAATTTGGTAGTTCAGTTCCTTACGTTCACGATGGCAATTCCGCTATTTATTCGAGGCTTAGTCTGTTGAGAAGATTTAGTGTCGAAACCCCTGCCGGGTCGGAGCAGATGAGTCTCATAAAGCAGCTGAGAGAAAGAACTAGTGCACCCATCAAAGATGTCAAGGCTGCTCTCATTGATTGCAATTGGGATATTG AAGCAGCACAGACAGAACTGCGAAAAAGAGGAAAGGTGTTAGCCCTGAAAAAGTCTTCTCGAACTGCTGCTGAGGGCCTTCTTGCCTTGGCCCAAAATGAAACCAAAGCTGTTGTTATTGAACTTAATTGCGAGACTGACTTTGTTGCTAGGAATGAGATTTTTCAATACTTG GCTCTATCTTTAGCAAGGCAAGCATTGTTGTCTGAGAGTTTGTCTCATAATGATTCCGGGACCTTTCCTGTTGGACCAGAGCAATTGGAG GGAATGAAATTAAATCTTGAACATCCAAAAATTAATGGAGAAACAACAGCTCTTAATGCAGTTACTGAAGTGGCAGCCATAATGGGGGAGAATATTAAGCTAAGACGAGGTTTTTTGATGTCTGCTTCTTCAAGTGGTGTTATTTCATCATACCTCCACACAAGTCCTCAGCCAG GTTTGGGTCGTATTGCTGGAATTTTGTCTCTTGAAGTTGAGGGTGGTAATTCACAGTCAGATGCTCTTCAACGTGTTGGGTCAGAATTAGCAATGCATATAGTGGCTGCAAAGCCATTGTTCTTAACGAAAGAACTTGTTGCTTCTGACACATTAGAGAATGAACGTGAAATTCTAAAGTCTCAG GCCGAAACAACTGGCAAATCTCAAATGGCCATAGAAAAGATGGTTGAAGGTCGTTTGCGGAAGTACATGGAAGAAGTTGTCCTGATGGAGCAGAAGTTTATTGTTAATGATAGTATAAATGTAAAG